The DNA sequence AAAATATTCCTCATGAATATTTAGCAACAGCAAAATTTAATTCTGATAAATTTGATGAAACTGAAATGCTGGAAGTTATGCCTAGCTTATCTATGATTAAAATTGCAGATTATCTGACAAAAGTAACAGCTGTTTTAAATAAAGTATTCATTGCAGTTACTTTAATATCAGCTGTAACTATTGTGATTGGTTTAATTGTTATTTCGAGTGCAATTATGGTTCAAGGTAAAGTTAAAGAATATCAAAACTTAGTGTTTAAAATTCTAGGCTTTTCGAAAAAAGAAATAATCCTCTCATCATTAATAGAATTCATCATTATCTTTAAATCAGTCATACTGATTGCAATATTTTTTGCAGTAATTGGTTCAAAATTTATTATGGAAAATATCTTTGAACTTGTGTGGATGTTTGATTTTAAAGTTTTAATTTATTTAGGTTTTTCAATTGGATTTGTAACATTGATATTGATTATGTTAACAAACTTGAAATACTTAAATCCAAAAGTTTACCCTTTGATTAGAAATCAATAATTAAAATTTCGTAATTTTACTATCTAGTGCAATTACATTTAATTCCACTTTTAGTTTTGGAAATCTTTTTTTAATTTCTTTTTTAAGTTTATTGAAAGAATCTTGGTGTATTTTTTTTTCATTTGCAAGCGTAAATTCTTTTTTTCCATTAGCAATTTTAGCAGCACCGCAATCTTTGTGATTAATAACAATAAGCTTTTCTATTTTATGGAGCTCAATTGAAGTTGCAAGATTGTCATAAAAAGTATTATGCCATTTTTTAAATTTATTATGCGTGATACCTACCGCAGCACCTGCAATTGTAAAAGCGCTGTACTTACCAGTTAATTTTTTTTTCTTTAAATGATTATGAACTAAATGTTGAAATCTTGGGTCCATACAAGATAACACCATTGCTTTAAATTTTGATTTCATGAATTAAACTCCACTTTATACATTGCCTCATTTCTTCTATTCATTGGAAGAGTAAAAGGACTATCATATGTAGCTCTAATAGGTGGACTTATAATTGAAATATTGTTTTTGTTTAGCTCTTTTTCTAGGATTTCTTTGTGCTTAATGAAATTTCCGTCAGAAGCTCTGCCAGAGTATCTAAGCACGGCATAATATCCTCCTTCAATATTTACTATTCTTACATCATCTCTACTTGGATTGGGCACATTATCTGAATTAAACTTCGAAGGTAAATAAAACTGCATAGTCATATTTCCATCTTTTTCTACTTGAGTAACCGGAGTAGTCATTGCTATTTTTTCCTGAGTATCATTTCTTCCTGAAATGTAATTAAATAATTTTCTAAAATTACTATCTATTCCAGCTCTAGAAGTTTCAACCGCTAAACGATCCGAATACTTTCTAATCTCATAAATTTCATTTTTATCAATCACTTCATATTTTGCTTCCTCATTAGCCATTAGCAAAGAATAAGGTAATAGGATTAAACTACAACAAATAAGAGTTATTAGTTTAAATTTTTTCATTTAATAAGCTTATTTTATAATAAAAAATCATAAAGCAATTTAGTGCTAGTTATTAAAATTAAACTATACAAAATATTATAGAATAATTTTTCTTCTATTATTTTAAGCAATTGGTAACCAACTAAAATACCCAATAAGGCAACTGGAAATAAAATAAGAGATTGCTTAAACGTCTCTAAATTGGTCATTGATAGATTTATATACAATGGAAGCTTGATTAAATTTACAAATGTAAAAAATATTATACGTGTTCCAACATAAATTTCTTTTTTCATTCTAAGTGGAAGCATATAAATACTTGTGGGTGTTCCACCTGCATGAACGCAGAAACTAGTAAATCCAGCTATTGTTGAGCAAATACTTCCTTTTAATGAATTTTTTGGCGATTTTTCTTCCTTATTTTTTTTAAAAAAAAAGTAGTGTCCTGCAAAAAGAAAACCCATAAGACCAACAATAAATTTTAACAAAGCTTCTGAAAAATACGAAAATGTTAATGAACCTATTATTATTCCTAAAGCAGCAAAAGGAACCATTAACTTTAAAGTACTTAAATCAAATTCTTTTCTGTATTTATAAGTAGCGATAAAATCAGAGAAAATTAAAATTGGTAAAATAATTCCTAAGGCTTGAGTTAATGGCATTGCCACTGTCATTAAAGGAATTGAAATTAAAGCAATAGATCCTCCTAAACCAGATTTTGCAATACCAAATAAAAGAATTGCAGGAAAAACCGTAAAGAAAAATAATAAATTTATTTCCATTAATGATTTTAGTTAATTGATTATGTCCAACCGCCGTCTACAACGATATCCTGTGAAGTAATCATCTTGCTATCATCTGAAGCTAAAAATAATGCAGCATTTGCTATATCTTCAGGTAAAACTTTATCTGGCAAACACTGGCCCTCTTTAATTTTTTTCTCTCCTTCTTCATCAAGATGAACTTCAATTTGTTTTTTAGTCATTGTCCATCCTGGCACAAGTGTGTTTACTCTTATTCTGTCTTTACCAAATCGTTTAGCTAGTCCATGTGTTAATCCGTGTAAAGAGGATTTGAAAACTCCATAAAGAATTGTCTTTTCATTTTTTCTCATCCATCCAATAGATCCAACATTAATAACTGATCCACCACCGAGCTTAATCATACTTTTTATTACTGCTTTAGCTGTAAACACATGAGGTCTTAAATTGGTTTGATATTCCCAATCAAAATATTCATGAGTAGTATCTAAAAATTCATGTCGTTCATCATTTGCAGCATTATTCA is a window from the Candidatus Pelagibacter ubique HIMB140 genome containing:
- a CDS encoding sulfite exporter TauE/SafE family protein, with the protein product MEINLLFFFTVFPAILLFGIAKSGLGGSIALISIPLMTVAMPLTQALGIILPILIFSDFIATYKYRKEFDLSTLKLMVPFAALGIIIGSLTFSYFSEALLKFIVGLMGFLFAGHYFFFKKNKEEKSPKNSLKGSICSTIAGFTSFCVHAGGTPTSIYMLPLRMKKEIYVGTRIIFFTFVNLIKLPLYINLSMTNLETFKQSLILFPVALLGILVGYQLLKIIEEKLFYNILYSLILITSTKLLYDFLL
- a CDS encoding SDR family NAD(P)-dependent oxidoreductase encodes the protein MNLKTSYSSLKDKVVFVLGGSTGIGATLVEEFAKQGSKVAFVGRNEEASNELIESLKECSFVPKFYKCDITDLKSLEAVIEEVIKSIGDMSVLLNNAANDERHEFLDTTHEYFDWEYQTNLRPHVFTAKAVIKSMIKLGGGSVINVGSIGWMRKNEKTILYGVFKSSLHGLTHGLAKRFGKDRIRVNTLVPGWTMTKKQIEVHLDEEGEKKIKEGQCLPDKVLPEDIANAALFLASDDSKMITSQDIVVDGGWT
- a CDS encoding carbonic anhydrase, which translates into the protein MKSKFKAMVLSCMDPRFQHLVHNHLKKKKLTGKYSAFTIAGAAVGITHNKFKKWHNTFYDNLATSIELHKIEKLIVINHKDCGAAKIANGKKEFTLANEKKIHQDSFNKLKKEIKKRFPKLKVELNVIALDSKITKF
- a CDS encoding SOUL family heme-binding protein; this encodes MKKFKLITLICCSLILLPYSLLMANEEAKYEVIDKNEIYEIRKYSDRLAVETSRAGIDSNFRKLFNYISGRNDTQEKIAMTTPVTQVEKDGNMTMQFYLPSKFNSDNVPNPSRDDVRIVNIEGGYYAVLRYSGRASDGNFIKHKEILEKELNKNNISIISPPIRATYDSPFTLPMNRRNEAMYKVEFNS